A single window of Rubripirellula lacrimiformis DNA harbors:
- a CDS encoding PD-(D/E)XK nuclease family protein, with the protein MKLFSTSCESVYVGWDQPLLNNTVDWLANRFSDGAALDLSGLLCVLPSSRAADRLGEQLKRHAAANGQSFRRPEMITIGQLAERLYEPTLPLALEFEQTLAWANVLRQLRSDELSPLIPVVPPPEPLSPWLELAGMLRRLHEELAASGLSFHDVHEAAESESEKRRWKLLDHVCKRYLLALDEAGVSDPHAQRRLALVDERCQTRKSVVLIGTSDLSDALISMLRNLDSEVFSIIAAPPSQADHFDEFGCVVTDRWIEHQLPLLDVHLVSAGDVADQAQAVSETLAEFADRYSADQVTVGVTDPTQVGPIEMHLRGCGVHTFRQVGWTVSQTSIGRLLSLTATHLQRRTWQSLAALVRHADVNRWITAELGEPNADRWLTQLDRLLGDHFPVRIDKPLPPKAVESAPLAIAMAKQIEKWLAPFAASSGGSASTGGIVSTGGGGERPIAQWSQWIGQWLRSLYGIDEPTDPESVDLDSANLEPTDFDAGPVGASETKADPIEAVTDQEPDTDGESDPAIDSGADRSRTSIALDAALKLIQRFVDLNDGLDLEMPGAAAIEMLAVRLGDVRIVGTAKPDDVEILGWLDLALDDSPAMTVVGLNHPFVPGATTADPFLPGSLRTKLRMMDNDRRYARDVYAMHLMLSTRQDIRFIVGKSGADGSPTPPSRLLAAAPAKDSARRVRMLLEKQRPSFPIHHQWDQPPATTGTPSEGSRLPIPEFDLSGSDDIVKTMSVTAFRDYLACPYRFYLRHVLRLKPLDDATTELAANQFGDLVHGALERFGESSDRDEESADRITKRLIEHLHEYTDEFYGSDASTAVAIQVAQAERRLQAVAVAQAERRAAGWTIHASEASVSEKDGSGIEVDGKWMGLRGRFDRIDHHAATDRWAILDYKTHGHKPEKKHLEKTASGLRWIDLQLPLYRMMIPFLGIEAPPREVALGYFNVSEKDDETRINLAEFPEPLMDQAEQIIHDCIRGIWAKEFAPTSGSVDFDDYSMILQTDVASRMMAAADAMDAAENPS; encoded by the coding sequence GTGAAACTATTCTCCACATCCTGTGAAAGCGTCTATGTCGGATGGGACCAACCGCTGTTGAACAACACGGTCGACTGGTTGGCGAACCGTTTTTCCGATGGCGCGGCGTTGGACCTGTCCGGGTTGTTGTGCGTGCTGCCGTCGTCGCGCGCGGCGGATCGATTGGGCGAACAACTCAAGCGGCATGCGGCTGCAAACGGGCAATCCTTTCGCCGCCCCGAAATGATCACGATCGGTCAGTTGGCCGAACGGTTGTACGAACCGACATTGCCGCTGGCGTTGGAATTCGAACAAACGCTTGCCTGGGCCAACGTTCTTCGCCAATTGCGATCCGATGAACTGAGCCCACTGATTCCGGTGGTCCCGCCCCCCGAACCCTTGTCGCCATGGCTAGAACTGGCCGGGATGTTGCGTCGGCTGCACGAAGAACTTGCCGCCAGCGGGCTGTCGTTCCACGATGTTCACGAGGCTGCTGAATCGGAGTCCGAGAAGCGACGCTGGAAACTGTTGGACCATGTCTGCAAGCGTTACCTGTTGGCGTTGGACGAAGCCGGCGTGTCCGACCCGCATGCCCAGCGCCGGTTGGCGTTGGTCGACGAGCGCTGCCAAACTCGCAAATCGGTCGTATTGATCGGCACCAGCGATCTCAGCGACGCGTTGATTTCGATGTTGCGGAATTTGGACAGCGAAGTCTTTTCGATCATTGCGGCCCCACCATCCCAAGCCGATCACTTTGACGAATTCGGCTGCGTTGTGACCGATCGCTGGATCGAACATCAGCTGCCTTTATTGGATGTGCACTTGGTTTCGGCCGGCGACGTGGCCGATCAAGCGCAAGCGGTGTCGGAAACCTTGGCCGAATTCGCCGATCGCTATTCGGCAGACCAAGTCACCGTGGGCGTGACCGACCCGACCCAGGTTGGCCCGATTGAAATGCACCTTCGCGGATGCGGCGTTCACACTTTTCGGCAAGTCGGATGGACCGTTTCGCAAACGTCGATTGGCCGATTGCTTAGCCTGACCGCCACTCACCTGCAGCGGCGAACCTGGCAATCCCTCGCCGCCTTGGTACGCCATGCCGATGTGAACCGATGGATCACTGCCGAACTGGGTGAACCCAACGCGGACCGCTGGCTGACACAGCTAGATCGTTTGCTGGGTGATCACTTTCCGGTTCGCATCGACAAACCGCTGCCTCCCAAAGCGGTCGAGTCGGCGCCGTTGGCGATCGCAATGGCGAAACAAATCGAAAAGTGGCTGGCCCCCTTTGCCGCATCAAGTGGTGGATCGGCATCGACCGGCGGCATCGTTTCAACCGGCGGGGGGGGGGAACGACCGATCGCACAGTGGAGCCAATGGATCGGCCAATGGCTGCGATCTTTGTATGGCATCGACGAACCGACGGATCCCGAATCCGTGGATCTGGACTCCGCAAATCTGGAGCCCACCGATTTTGACGCTGGTCCAGTCGGCGCGAGCGAAACGAAGGCCGATCCGATCGAAGCAGTCACCGACCAGGAACCGGACACCGATGGTGAATCGGATCCCGCGATTGATTCCGGCGCCGATCGCAGTCGCACGTCGATCGCGCTGGATGCAGCCCTGAAATTGATCCAGCGTTTTGTCGATCTGAATGATGGCTTGGACCTGGAGATGCCTGGCGCCGCGGCGATCGAAATGCTGGCCGTTCGACTTGGCGATGTTCGAATTGTCGGCACCGCGAAACCGGACGACGTCGAAATCCTAGGCTGGTTGGACTTGGCTCTGGACGATTCGCCCGCGATGACCGTTGTCGGTCTGAACCATCCATTCGTCCCCGGCGCCACCACGGCGGACCCGTTTCTGCCCGGTTCGCTGCGCACCAAGCTGCGAATGATGGACAACGATCGTCGTTATGCCCGCGACGTGTATGCGATGCATCTGATGCTTTCCACTCGCCAAGACATTCGTTTCATCGTCGGCAAGTCCGGCGCCGATGGATCACCGACTCCGCCAAGCCGGTTGTTGGCGGCTGCGCCGGCCAAGGATTCAGCGCGACGCGTTCGCATGTTGCTTGAAAAGCAAAGGCCAAGTTTTCCGATTCATCATCAGTGGGATCAACCGCCGGCGACCACGGGAACACCGTCCGAAGGGTCGCGTCTACCGATTCCCGAGTTCGATCTTTCGGGCAGCGATGACATCGTCAAAACCATGAGCGTGACAGCGTTTCGCGACTACTTGGCGTGTCCCTACCGGTTCTATCTGCGGCATGTGCTGCGTCTGAAACCGCTGGATGATGCGACCACGGAATTGGCAGCCAACCAGTTCGGCGACCTGGTCCACGGCGCGCTAGAACGATTCGGCGAATCCAGCGATCGGGACGAGGAAAGTGCCGACCGTATTACGAAGCGATTGATCGAACACTTGCACGAATACACCGACGAATTCTATGGATCCGACGCATCCACAGCGGTCGCGATCCAAGTCGCCCAAGCCGAGCGACGACTGCAGGCGGTCGCCGTCGCCCAGGCCGAACGCAGGGCGGCCGGTTGGACGATCCACGCATCCGAAGCCTCTGTCAGCGAAAAAGACGGGTCCGGCATCGAAGTCGATGGAAAATGGATGGGGCTGCGAGGCCGGTTTGATCGCATCGATCATCACGCCGCGACCGATCGGTGGGCCATCCTGGACTACAAAACGCACGGCCATAAACCCGAAAAGAAACACTTGGAAAAGACCGCTTCGGGACTCCGTTGGATCGACCTGCAATTGCCACTTTATCGAATGATGATTCCGTTTCTGGGGATCGAGGCGCCGCCACGCGAAGTCGCGTTGGGATACTTCAACGTCAGCGAAAAGGATGACGAAACTCGCATCAATTTGGCCGAGTTTCCTGAACCGCTGATGGACCAAGCCGAACAGATCATCCACGATTGCATTCGTGGAATCTGGGCCAAAGAATTTGCTCCCACGTCCGGATCAGTCGACTTCGATGACTATTCGATGATCCTGCAGACCGATGTCGCCAGCCGAATGATGGCAGCAGCCGACGCGATGGACGCAGCGGAGAACCCATCATGA
- a CDS encoding TIGR03546 family protein gives MILWTIKLFTTLRRAIAGRRYPHQLAWAVAFGLLLGIIPHGNLLAVLLLILVLSLKLNHAAAGLTAIGVSFLAAKLDPLSHEVGNTVLTNPAWADTLASLWALPMVPWTDLNNTVVMGSFLIGAAALLPVFLITYPVFRMFRPADEEAEADVAVVPSKASERSSAAGTESGRHPEFHPVAVIDRGHPSVARPHQAPLPATDPMDRPQASSNLVDQPTRSQYTESGHRIDFQELDSPAGGEERQVAVETRIEVIRIKEASSEPSHYGAPPVDPTGQPATAKYDDNQPMDEALNYLLRQLRDSQQRKSA, from the coding sequence ATGATTCTTTGGACAATCAAACTGTTCACCACTCTCCGGCGAGCGATCGCCGGACGACGTTATCCACACCAACTTGCTTGGGCGGTCGCTTTTGGCTTGCTACTCGGGATCATCCCGCATGGCAATCTGCTGGCTGTCTTGCTGTTGATCCTTGTGCTGTCGTTGAAACTGAATCACGCCGCTGCCGGTTTGACGGCGATCGGTGTGTCGTTCTTGGCCGCAAAGCTGGATCCACTGTCGCATGAAGTTGGCAATACGGTGTTAACCAACCCTGCATGGGCCGACACGTTGGCCAGTCTGTGGGCGTTGCCAATGGTTCCCTGGACCGACCTGAACAACACTGTGGTGATGGGCAGCTTTCTGATCGGGGCGGCGGCGCTATTGCCGGTGTTCCTGATCACGTATCCCGTCTTTCGGATGTTCCGACCGGCCGACGAAGAAGCCGAAGCCGACGTCGCGGTTGTCCCCAGCAAGGCGTCCGAACGTTCGTCTGCGGCGGGTACCGAATCGGGCCGTCATCCGGAATTTCATCCGGTGGCCGTCATCGATCGTGGGCATCCCTCCGTCGCTCGACCCCATCAGGCTCCGCTGCCAGCGACCGATCCCATGGATCGACCGCAGGCGTCGTCGAACCTGGTAGATCAACCAACACGGTCGCAGTACACCGAATCGGGACACCGGATCGATTTCCAAGAATTGGATTCACCCGCTGGCGGCGAAGAGCGTCAAGTTGCGGTGGAAACACGAATCGAAGTCATTCGGATCAAGGAAGCTTCGTCCGAACCTTCGCACTATGGTGCACCGCCGGTTGACCCTACGGGGCAGCCCGCAACCGCCAAATATGACGACAACCAACCGATGGACGAAGCACTGAATTATCTGCTGCGTCAATTGCGTGACTCACAGCAAAGGAAATCGGCATGA
- a CDS encoding TIGR03545 family protein, with amino-acid sequence MIRWRFVLTRLIVVVAVVFLLGWGLGPLAKYITVRGVEMVTGAKVEIAQTSVGLFPPSVHYEDVRIADPRDDKEMRDAIRAESVDLVIDGQALMQRRWVASDGRITGLQIGSHRETSGHIETTEVVDDSDDGPSLLGQLLGAQVDKLGDQAEGLVDDLETLRRSKQIRQRWETEYDAMVVRARQLEQKIRSIRDRARGIDNPLRDWVEIERTLAEAKAARADLAAVRQSIDALPGRLQSDLASLDEAKQIDIAKVDQYVPGDLSNASDFGVEIITDAVRDQIQQIKSYLDGGRALANYTVVAPESVRVRGVDHDLERVSKPNLMIRHCEVSGLMRASGNVYSMTGMVDNMTPTPELLGEPTRARLRLEGPEVVRVEYVRDRRNHANVDLVTLHWPEMEAKSMRIGNPAEAGLAINGGKRELWVQVRTEGDLIEGRLVSKQTGVQMDLNVDPKFNDAAGVVSMRDSLAAVDRIEIDASFAGTWRDMDMKLNTNLGQVMRRASQDAIDGQIRETKQKMTAKIEKAHAEQTIALRQWLGSQTTEARSLLASADKSIEEMSSKVLSEVGDAEALLGSRLRSALESKLR; translated from the coding sequence ATGATTCGCTGGCGTTTTGTATTGACCCGGTTGATCGTGGTCGTAGCCGTCGTGTTCCTGCTTGGGTGGGGACTGGGGCCACTTGCCAAATACATCACCGTGCGTGGTGTGGAAATGGTCACCGGCGCAAAGGTTGAAATCGCACAGACCAGCGTGGGACTGTTCCCGCCATCGGTCCACTATGAAGACGTGCGGATCGCTGATCCACGCGACGACAAAGAGATGCGAGACGCCATTCGTGCCGAGTCGGTTGACTTGGTGATCGATGGCCAAGCATTGATGCAGCGACGATGGGTCGCCAGCGATGGTCGCATCACAGGATTGCAAATCGGTTCACACCGCGAAACGTCGGGACACATCGAAACGACCGAAGTCGTTGACGATTCGGACGACGGACCATCCTTGTTGGGGCAACTGTTGGGCGCCCAAGTCGACAAGCTGGGGGATCAAGCCGAAGGCTTGGTCGACGACCTGGAAACGCTTCGCCGCAGCAAGCAGATTCGCCAACGCTGGGAAACCGAGTACGACGCGATGGTCGTTCGTGCTCGCCAACTAGAACAAAAAATTCGCAGCATCCGTGATCGTGCCCGCGGTATCGACAATCCGCTTCGGGACTGGGTCGAAATCGAACGCACTTTGGCCGAGGCAAAAGCGGCTCGTGCCGACTTGGCCGCCGTACGCCAATCGATCGACGCTCTGCCCGGACGATTGCAATCGGACCTGGCGTCACTCGATGAAGCCAAGCAGATCGATATCGCCAAAGTCGATCAGTACGTCCCTGGTGACCTCAGCAACGCGTCGGACTTTGGTGTCGAAATCATTACCGATGCCGTCCGCGATCAGATCCAGCAAATCAAATCCTATTTGGACGGTGGACGAGCACTCGCCAACTACACCGTGGTCGCACCGGAAAGCGTTCGAGTCCGCGGAGTCGATCATGACTTGGAACGTGTCTCGAAACCCAACCTGATGATCCGACACTGCGAGGTCAGCGGACTGATGCGTGCCAGCGGCAACGTCTATTCGATGACCGGGATGGTCGACAACATGACGCCCACTCCGGAATTGTTGGGCGAACCAACCAGAGCCCGTTTGCGTTTGGAAGGCCCCGAAGTGGTCCGTGTCGAATACGTGCGCGACCGCCGCAACCATGCCAACGTGGATTTGGTCACCCTGCACTGGCCCGAAATGGAAGCCAAGTCGATGCGGATCGGCAACCCTGCCGAAGCCGGTTTGGCGATCAACGGTGGCAAGCGTGAACTGTGGGTCCAAGTTCGCACCGAAGGCGATCTGATCGAGGGTCGACTGGTCAGCAAACAAACGGGCGTTCAAATGGACCTGAACGTTGATCCAAAGTTCAACGACGCCGCCGGTGTGGTTTCCATGCGGGACAGTTTGGCGGCAGTGGATCGTATCGAGATCGATGCTAGCTTTGCTGGGACTTGGCGCGATATGGACATGAAGCTCAATACGAACCTGGGCCAGGTGATGCGACGGGCATCCCAGGACGCTATCGATGGCCAGATTCGCGAAACGAAGCAGAAGATGACGGCCAAGATCGAAAAGGCTCACGCCGAGCAAACGATTGCACTTCGCCAATGGCTTGGATCGCAGACGACCGAGGCTCGATCATTGTTGGCCAGTGCTGACAAGTCGATCGAGGAAATGAGCAGCAAAGTGCTATCGGAAGTCGGGGATGCGGAAGCTCTTCTGGGAAGCCGACTTCGCAGCGCACTGGAGAGCAAGCTCCGCTAA
- the ypfJ gene encoding KPN_02809 family neutral zinc metallopeptidase: MKWRGRRQSENMVDRRGVSGGTVVGGGIGILILAMIVGLLGGDPRQVMQQANQGAAQAPAAGEGAELSQLDIDRGEFVATVLADTEDVWTELFSQSGLVYEKPQLELFQHGTQTACGSATSAAGPFYCPADRKVYLDTAFFDQLAQQLNAPGDFAQAYVVAHEVGHHVQNLLGKTSELDQMRRRLSEVEYNKQSVRLELQADFYAGVMFHHAQRQKGILEEGDIEEGLRAAAAIGDDTLQKRSRGTANQESFTHGTSEQRVRWFMKGLQTGDPEQGNTFEVQQL, encoded by the coding sequence ATGAAGTGGCGTGGACGTCGGCAAAGTGAAAACATGGTCGATCGCCGCGGTGTCAGTGGAGGCACCGTAGTCGGAGGCGGAATTGGCATCCTGATCTTGGCGATGATCGTCGGCCTGTTAGGGGGCGATCCGCGGCAAGTGATGCAGCAGGCCAACCAAGGCGCCGCCCAAGCTCCGGCGGCCGGCGAAGGCGCCGAACTGTCGCAATTGGACATCGATCGAGGCGAGTTCGTCGCCACGGTGCTGGCCGATACCGAAGATGTCTGGACAGAATTGTTTTCCCAAAGTGGGCTGGTCTACGAAAAGCCTCAGCTGGAATTGTTCCAGCACGGCACGCAAACCGCCTGTGGATCGGCGACCTCGGCCGCCGGCCCGTTCTATTGTCCTGCTGACCGCAAGGTCTATCTGGATACGGCGTTCTTTGACCAATTGGCCCAGCAACTCAACGCGCCCGGCGATTTTGCACAGGCTTATGTGGTCGCCCACGAAGTCGGTCACCACGTCCAGAACCTGCTAGGCAAAACATCCGAGCTGGATCAGATGCGGCGTCGGCTGTCCGAAGTCGAATACAACAAACAGTCGGTGCGTTTGGAATTGCAGGCTGACTTCTACGCTGGCGTCATGTTCCATCACGCCCAGCGACAGAAGGGGATCTTGGAAGAAGGCGACATCGAAGAAGGCCTGCGAGCCGCCGCGGCGATCGGCGACGACACGCTTCAAAAGAGAAGCCGGGGAACCGCCAACCAAGAAAGCTTCACGCACGGCACCAGCGAACAACGCGTGCGTTGGTTCATGAAGGGCCTGCAAACCGGCGACCCCGAACAGGGCAACACGTTCGAAGTCCAACAGCTGTAG
- a CDS encoding IS4 family transposase → MRTADTRAVHRPLSFHRVPRGPRVSPHQRAGRCPRGETMRTADTRAVHRPLSFHRVPIGPRVSSRRRAGRCPRGETMRTANTRAVHRPLSFHRVARGPRVSSRRRAGRCPSLSYTSFLRHSVPDISSRDGDDSMCPGWIEEETRTLDLGDKRRSKRFRRILEQFDQVAPSTPAACGEVADLTATYRLFNTPSVNWMAILQPHNQATMERSAKYDVVVLAQDTTVCDLTKPSRQVVGAGPLEDVKKRGFFLHPLYAVTLDGLVLGCVDQLIWTRDSIRQNVGKAQRDREIRTMAFEEKESARWLELMQSGEQIALANPQTHYIGVSDSESDIYELLIQNNDLAENYDFVIRGCQDRRVYLGSAEQPKVLSEAIAEVPFSHEFEVSVSPRKSLISGESRKRRSNRDGRTATISVRAKTVQVHGPQRPGGKVARVELQVVEAVELDPPVGCEPIHWVLFTSLAVTSLAQIELVLSAYCRRWDIEVFFKTLKSGMRIEKLKYQSIDAYLNAVAALMITAFRVEQLKSASRVTPEASCGAIYDATFWQAVMTVVEGGVLHSDTPPTLKDFCRVIAKLGGYVDQHGQGPPGSTTIWRGLLKAHAYHEAYLAIKGLK, encoded by the coding sequence ATGCGCACGGCGGATACTCGCGCGGTGCATCGTCCGCTGTCGTTTCACCGTGTGCCCCGCGGGCCACGCGTTTCACCGCACCAGCGCGCGGGGCGTTGCCCACGCGGTGAAACGATGCGCACGGCGGATACTCGCGCGGTGCATCGTCCCCTGTCGTTTCACCGTGTGCCCATCGGGCCACGCGTTTCATCACGCCGGCGCGCGGGGCGTTGCCCACGCGGTGAAACGATGCGCACGGCTAATACTCGCGCGGTGCATCGTCCCCTGTCGTTTCACCGTGTGGCCCGCGGGCCACGCGTTTCATCACGCCGACGCGCGGGGCGTTGCCCCTCTTTATCCTACACATCTTTCTTGAGACACTCCGTCCCTGACATTTCTTCAAGGGACGGAGATGATTCGATGTGTCCAGGATGGATTGAGGAAGAGACTCGGACATTGGACCTGGGTGACAAGCGTCGAAGTAAACGCTTCAGGCGAATTCTTGAGCAGTTCGATCAGGTAGCGCCCTCGACACCGGCGGCGTGCGGAGAAGTTGCAGACCTCACAGCCACTTACCGGCTTTTCAACACCCCCAGTGTGAACTGGATGGCAATTCTGCAGCCCCATAATCAAGCCACGATGGAGCGGTCAGCCAAGTACGATGTCGTCGTGCTGGCACAGGACACCACCGTTTGCGATCTCACCAAACCTTCGCGTCAAGTCGTCGGTGCCGGGCCTCTGGAGGACGTAAAAAAGCGGGGATTCTTTCTGCATCCGCTTTATGCCGTCACTCTCGATGGTCTCGTCTTGGGTTGCGTTGACCAACTTATCTGGACACGTGACTCGATTCGCCAAAACGTGGGCAAAGCTCAACGCGATCGCGAGATCAGGACCATGGCGTTTGAAGAGAAGGAAAGCGCTCGTTGGCTTGAACTGATGCAAAGCGGCGAACAGATCGCTCTGGCAAACCCTCAAACTCATTACATCGGCGTCTCGGACAGCGAATCAGACATCTACGAGTTGCTCATCCAGAACAATGATCTGGCCGAAAACTATGATTTCGTTATCCGCGGATGTCAGGATCGGCGAGTCTATCTTGGCTCTGCTGAACAACCCAAGGTGCTGAGCGAGGCGATTGCCGAAGTCCCTTTTTCGCACGAATTTGAAGTCAGTGTTTCGCCACGAAAGTCGTTAATTAGCGGTGAAAGCCGCAAACGCCGAAGCAACCGCGACGGCCGCACGGCAACGATCTCGGTTCGTGCGAAGACGGTTCAAGTGCATGGCCCGCAGCGTCCCGGCGGAAAGGTTGCTCGCGTGGAGCTTCAAGTTGTCGAAGCGGTTGAGCTTGATCCTCCGGTGGGGTGCGAGCCGATCCACTGGGTACTCTTTACTTCACTCGCGGTGACCAGTTTGGCTCAGATCGAGCTAGTTTTATCAGCATACTGCAGGCGCTGGGACATCGAGGTTTTTTTCAAGACGCTCAAGAGCGGGATGAGGATAGAGAAGCTGAAGTATCAAAGTATTGACGCATATTTGAACGCTGTGGCCGCCTTGATGATCACGGCATTCCGAGTCGAGCAACTTAAAAGCGCTTCGCGTGTCACTCCGGAGGCAAGCTGCGGGGCGATCTACGATGCGACGTTTTGGCAAGCGGTGATGACGGTCGTTGAAGGCGGTGTTTTGCACAGCGATACCCCACCGACGCTGAAAGATTTTTGTCGAGTGATTGCCAAACTAGGTGGCTACGTAGACCAACACGGGCAAGGACCTCCAGGCTCGACGACCATCTGGCGTGGACTGCTCAAAGCCCATGCCTACCACGAAGCCTATTTGGCAATCAAAGGCTTAAAATAG
- a CDS encoding SAM-dependent methyltransferase, translated as MNPANDASPSFAMITCAHGAELAVKQSIAAEGWRLAFSRPGFVTAKHDSSRVLPTGIFARTSSWSIGQARSQDGSEQIQKLIESLEGSDHAGRPFDQLHVWSKDRAAIGRFGFEPGIDEVAGLVSEQVFAALSDKWVRCDAANRIAEPGESVLDVVLVEPSHWFFGTHTATTWPTRWPGAVQPINPADPPVSRAYYKAAEAITWSGFDMQPGDLAVEIGSAPGGACGRLLELGMRVIGVDPAEMDPRIDEHPNFRHIQARGGDLPRREFRGAKWMLVDSNVKPDQTLVTVGNIVTNRQSDFRGLLITLKLGDYDASESISRWKAKVESWKPESVVIRQLARNKCEVCFAVAMPG; from the coding sequence ATGAATCCTGCTAACGACGCTTCCCCATCATTCGCGATGATCACCTGCGCCCACGGCGCCGAACTGGCCGTCAAACAATCGATTGCGGCCGAAGGATGGCGTTTGGCGTTCTCACGTCCTGGTTTTGTAACGGCCAAGCACGATTCCAGCCGGGTCTTGCCGACTGGAATCTTTGCCCGCACATCGTCGTGGTCGATCGGCCAAGCACGCAGCCAAGACGGTAGCGAACAGATCCAGAAGTTGATCGAGTCCCTGGAGGGTTCCGATCACGCAGGCCGTCCCTTTGATCAACTGCATGTGTGGAGCAAGGATCGAGCGGCGATCGGCCGGTTTGGATTTGAACCGGGAATCGACGAGGTCGCGGGGCTGGTGTCCGAGCAGGTGTTTGCCGCACTGAGCGACAAGTGGGTACGCTGCGACGCCGCCAATCGGATCGCCGAGCCTGGGGAATCGGTGCTCGATGTCGTCCTGGTGGAACCGTCGCATTGGTTCTTTGGGACTCATACCGCAACCACTTGGCCGACAAGATGGCCGGGCGCCGTGCAACCGATCAATCCCGCCGACCCACCGGTTTCGCGAGCTTACTACAAAGCGGCCGAAGCGATCACATGGTCGGGGTTCGACATGCAGCCGGGCGACCTGGCAGTCGAAATCGGCAGTGCACCGGGCGGAGCATGTGGCCGGTTGCTGGAACTTGGGATGCGAGTGATCGGGGTCGACCCGGCCGAGATGGATCCACGCATCGACGAGCATCCCAATTTCCGACACATCCAGGCTCGCGGAGGAGACCTGCCACGCCGCGAATTTCGTGGGGCAAAGTGGATGCTGGTCGATTCCAACGTCAAACCCGATCAAACGCTGGTCACCGTTGGCAACATCGTCACCAACCGCCAAAGCGATTTCCGCGGCTTGCTGATCACGTTGAAACTGGGCGACTACGACGCGTCCGAATCCATTAGCCGCTGGAAAGCCAAGGTCGAATCGTGGAAGCCCGAGTCCGTCGTCATCCGGCAATTGGCCCGAAACAAATGCGAAGTCTGCTTCGCCGTCGCGATGCCCGGCTAG
- a CDS encoding amidohydrolase family protein — MNSAMISAVSLCRICIVSNVSLLNLALGCGFTFGFLAASTQAQAQAQAQAQAQTTPRQTPPNADSHRPTSLSPDRVETAAEPMSILDGRDGRELLLRNFRPYSQLKVESHLKTAAKYPVVDVHTHFHYKLRSSQSALDDFVAVMDRNRIAVCVSLDGKLGSQFREHRDFLWKDYRDRFVVYTHIDWQGEGEKEDPATWACHRPGFAQRTAEAITQAVAEGASGLKIFKRFGLQYRNPDGSLIKIDDPRWDPIWDVCGTLGIPIIIHTADPAAFFDPIDETNERWEELSRHPDWSFHGSEFPSRMELLDARNRVIQRHPNTQFIGAHIANNAEDLSLVSAWLDRYPNLSIEPASRISELGRQPYTARKFLIRYADRLLFGTDGPWPEARLRLYWRFFETRDESFPYSEKVPPPQGMWQIDGVELPDDVLAKLYHQNAARLIPGIRQRVEKFTASTALNTDPS, encoded by the coding sequence ATGAATAGTGCGATGATCTCTGCTGTGTCACTGTGCCGAATTTGCATTGTATCGAACGTGTCGCTTTTGAACCTGGCGCTGGGTTGCGGTTTTACATTCGGATTCCTGGCGGCCAGCACACAGGCACAGGCACAGGCACAGGCACAGGCACAGGCACAAACGACTCCCCGTCAAACGCCCCCCAATGCCGACTCGCACCGCCCGACTTCATTATCGCCCGATCGGGTGGAAACCGCCGCTGAACCGATGTCGATCTTGGATGGTCGCGACGGCCGCGAACTGCTGCTTCGCAATTTCCGTCCCTATAGCCAGCTGAAAGTCGAATCCCACCTGAAAACGGCTGCCAAGTATCCGGTCGTCGATGTCCACACGCACTTTCACTACAAGCTTCGCAGCAGCCAAAGTGCACTCGACGATTTCGTGGCGGTGATGGATCGCAACCGGATCGCCGTTTGCGTCTCGCTAGACGGAAAACTGGGCAGCCAGTTTCGCGAACATCGTGACTTTCTGTGGAAAGATTATCGCGATCGATTCGTGGTTTACACGCACATCGATTGGCAAGGCGAAGGCGAAAAAGAGGATCCGGCCACCTGGGCCTGCCACCGACCAGGATTCGCCCAGCGAACCGCCGAAGCGATCACCCAAGCCGTTGCCGAAGGTGCCAGCGGATTGAAGATTTTCAAACGCTTTGGCCTACAGTACCGAAATCCAGACGGCAGCCTGATCAAAATCGACGACCCTCGCTGGGATCCGATCTGGGACGTCTGCGGCACATTGGGCATTCCGATCATCATCCACACCGCCGACCCAGCCGCCTTCTTTGATCCGATCGATGAAACAAACGAGCGTTGGGAAGAACTGAGCCGGCACCCGGACTGGAGCTTTCATGGCAGTGAATTCCCCAGCCGGATGGAGTTGTTGGATGCCCGCAATCGAGTGATCCAGCGGCACCCGAACACTCAATTTATCGGTGCCCACATCGCCAACAATGCCGAAGATCTGTCGCTGGTATCGGCGTGGCTGGATCGCTATCCCAACCTGTCGATTGAACCAGCGTCCCGGATTTCGGAACTGGGCCGGCAACCCTACACCGCACGAAAGTTCCTGATCCGCTATGCCGACCGACTGCTCTTTGGCACCGATGGTCCTTGGCCCGAAGCCCGCCTGAGACTCTACTGGCGATTCTTCGAAACCCGGGACGAATCGTTTCCCTACAGCGAAAAAGTCCCGCCGCCGCAGGGGATGTGGCAAATCGACGGTGTCGAACTGCCCGACGACGTGCTGGCCAAACTGTACCACCAGAACGCGGCGCGGCTGATCCCGGGGATCCGACAACGAGTCGAAAAGTTCACCGCGTCGACCGCCCTGAATACGGATCCGTCATAG